The Atlantibacter hermannii genomic interval CCTTGCTCGTCAACCGGCGCATTCAGTTTGTTGATGATGACGCCAGTGATATTGCTGTTTTTCGCGCCGCCAAAACTGCTGCGGGTCAGTTCGATACGCTCTTTCAACTGCTCCGGCGTGTCGGTGCCCTGAGACATAACGAACACGATTTCCGCGTTCAGGGTTTTAGCGATTTCGAAGTTCAGCGACTGAGCGAACTGGTGTTTACGGGTCGGCACCAGGCCTTCAACCAGCACCACTTCCGCGTCTTTGGTGTTTTCATGGTAGCGCGCAATGATCTCTTCCATCAGCACATCTTTCTGATTGCTGGAGAGCAGAGACTCAACGTGGCTCATCTTCAACGGCTCTGCCGCCGGAAGATTGGAGTTGGTGCGCACGATAGTGGTGGTCTGATCTGGCGCATCGCCGCCAGCGCGCGGCTGGGCGATCGGTTTGAAGACGCTCAAACGAACGCCTTTACGTTCCATAGCACGGATCACGCCGAGGCTGACGCTGGTCAGGCCGACGCTGGTTCCGGTAGGAATAAGCATAATTGTACGGGACACGGTTTATCCTCTTATACACGGCGGCCAGAACATTCTCTGGCACAGAAAACAACACCGCCAGCAGAGGCTGGCGGCGGGGGATTAAGCGGTCAGGCGGCTCGCATCTTGCGCGATGACCAGCTCTTCGTTAGTTGGGATAACGATAGCCGGACGGGTGCCTTCTTTGTTGATGAAACCAGACTTGCCGAAGCGGGCAGCCAGGTTACGCTCATGGTCAACTTCGAAGCCCAGAACGCCCAGTTTGCCCAGGGACAGTTCACGCACCATTGCCGCGTTCTCACCGATACCACCGGTGAATATAACCGCGTCCAGACGACCATCCATCAGCGCGGTGTAAGAACCGATGTACTTCGCCAGACGGTGGCAGTAAACGTCCATTGCACGTTTAGCGTCTTCTTTAGCTTCGTAGTTGTCTTCAACGTAACGGCAGTCGCTGGTGACTTCGGTCAGACCCAGCAGGCCAGACTCTTTGGTCAGCATTTTGTTGATCTCATCAACGCTCATGCCCAGGGTGTCATGCAGGTGGAAAATGATCGCCGGGTCGATGTCACCGGAACGAGTACCCATTACCAGACCTTCCAGCGGGGTCAGGCCCATGGAGGTATCCACGCATTTACCGTTGCGGATTGCAGAAACAGAACCGCCGTTGCCCAGGTGGCAAGTGATGATGTTGACTTCTTCAACCGGCTTGTTCAGTACTTTCGCTGCTTCCTGAGTAACATAGAAGTGGCTGGTGCCGTGCGCGCCGTAGCGGCGGATGCCATGTTCTTTGTACAGGCTGTACGGCAGGGCATACAGGTAAGATTCTTCCGGCATGGTCTGATGGAACGCGGTGTCGAACACAGCAACGTTCTTGTCTTTCAGCTGCGGGAAGGATTTCAGCGCTTCAGCGATACCGATCAGGTGAGCCGGGTTGTGCAGCGGCGCAAAGGAGGCGGAGTCTTTGATACCCTGAATGACGGAATCATCGATAACCACGGAGCTGGTGTACTTCTCACCGCCGTGTACGATACGATGACCAATCGCAGTCAGTTGTGCGGAAAGCTCCGGTTTTTGTGCCAGAATAGTATTAACGATAAAGTTCAGTGCTTCGCTGTGAGCGGCGCCTGCACCTAAAGCCGCTTCTTGTTTACCGACATCCATTTTCCATTTGATACGGGCTTCAGGAAGATGGAAACATTCGGCTAAACCAGAGAGGTATTCTTCACCGTTTGCTGCATCGATGATGGCGAATTTCAGTGAGGAACTACCGCAGTTCAGAACCAGTACTAACTTACTCGACATGGAAGTACCTATATTGATACGTGGCTAAAAAAACGTCAGTGAGTCTATCAGCGTAGCGCATGATGACGCTGACATTTATGATTAACGTCATGACGAGA includes:
- the ackA gene encoding acetate/propionate kinase is translated as MSSKLVLVLNCGSSSLKFAIIDAANGEEYLSGLAECFHLPEARIKWKMDVGKQEAALGAGAAHSEALNFIVNTILAQKPELSAQLTAIGHRIVHGGEKYTSSVVIDDSVIQGIKDSASFAPLHNPAHLIGIAEALKSFPQLKDKNVAVFDTAFHQTMPEESYLYALPYSLYKEHGIRRYGAHGTSHFYVTQEAAKVLNKPVEEVNIITCHLGNGGSVSAIRNGKCVDTSMGLTPLEGLVMGTRSGDIDPAIIFHLHDTLGMSVDEINKMLTKESGLLGLTEVTSDCRYVEDNYEAKEDAKRAMDVYCHRLAKYIGSYTALMDGRLDAVIFTGGIGENAAMVRELSLGKLGVLGFEVDHERNLAARFGKSGFINKEGTRPAIVIPTNEELVIAQDASRLTA
- the pta_2 gene encoding phosphate acetyltransferase — translated: MSRTIMLIPTGTSVGLTSVSLGVIRAMERKGVRLSVFKPIAQPRAGGDAPDQTTTIVRTNSNLPAAEPLKMSHVESLLSSNQKDVLMEEIIARYHENTKDAEVVLVEGLVPTRKHQFAQSLNFEIAKTLNAEIVFVMSQGTDTPEQLKERIELTRSSFGGAKNSNITGVIINKLNAPVDEQGRTPS